One genomic segment of Misgurnus anguillicaudatus chromosome 25, ASM2758022v2, whole genome shotgun sequence includes these proteins:
- the LOC129425681 gene encoding protein adenylyltransferase SelO isoform X1 — protein MIKYSFTLFLILFARAAFRDKQEFCERNECNEDEASNHFDFSVKHNAEIPLTLTHTLSDGLPLDEVDGDFIRTVKGCVFSECQPTPLKKPLTLAALSLDALWNILDLNQSVIQNQDFIYCVSGGKLFAGSVPLAHRYGGHQFGYWAGQLGDGRAHLLGEYTNRKGERWELQLKGSGKTPYSRSGDGRAVIRSSVREFLCSEAMHFLGIPTSRALSLVVSEEPVWRDQFYNGNIIKERGAVVLRLAKSWFRIGSLEILTKAGELNVLRTLLDFVIKEHFRSIPSNDPDRYVAFFFRVVNETAHLIAQWMSVGFAHGVCNTDNFSLLSITMDYGPFGFMESYEPNFVPNLSDDEGRYSIGSQANVGLFNLQKLLEALQPLLTQDQLLESQEILREYPQIYQQRVLELFKAKLGLLENEDEDSYLVAFFLKLMEETGADFTMTFRQLSEVTASDLQIDSVVQSMWALSVLSTHEYFTDWVRLYLQRLSRHHDESDETRQHRMQRINPRYVLRNWMAESAIRKAEENDFSEVALLQQTLMNPFIAQDEAERAGYSRKTPMWAQQLRVSCSS, from the exons ATgattaaatatagttttacgttatttttaattttatttgccAGAGCCGCATTCAGGGATAAGCAGGAATTTTGTGAGAGGAATGAATGTAACGAAGATGAAGCGTCTAATCACTTTGATTTCAGTGTAAAACACAATGCAGAAATACCACTAACATTAACGCATACATTATCAG ATGGTCTTCCGCTCGATGAAGTTGATGGTGACTTTATTCGTACAGTGAAGGGTTGTGTGTTTTCTGAATGTCAGCCCACTCCTCTGAAAAAGCCTCTGACATTGGCTGCCCTGTCACTA gaTGCGTTGTGGAATATTTTGGATCTGAATCAGTCTGTGATTCAGAATCaagattttatttattgtgtcaGTGGTGGGAAGCTGTTTGCTGGCTCTGTTCCTCTGGCACACAGATACGGAGGACATCAG TTTGGTTATTGGGCAGGACAGCTGGGGGATGGAAGAGCACATCTGTTGGGTGAATACACCAACAG AAAAGGTGAAAGATGGGAGCTTCAGTTGAAAGGCTCAGGAAAGACGCCATATTcacg GTCTGGTGATGGTCGGGCTGTGATTCGATCCTCAGTAAGGGAATTTCTGTGCAGTGAAGCTATGCACTTTCTAGGGATTCCTACTAGCAGGGCCTTAAG TCTGGTGGTGAGTGAGGAGCCTGTATGGAGGGACCAGTTTTATAATGGCAATATAATAAAAGAAAGAG GAGCAGTTGTTTTGCGCCTTGCAAAGTCCTGGTTTCGTATTGGTTCGCTAGAGATTTTGACCAAAGCTGGAGAGTTAAATGTCCTACG GACATTACTGGACTTTGTGATTAAAGAGCATTTCAGATCTATTCCATCAAATGACCCTGACAGATACGTG GCTTTTTTCTTTAGGGTGGTTAATGAAACGGCACATTTAATTGCTCAGTGGATGTCTGTTGGATTTGCTCATG GAGTCTGCAACACGGATAACTTTAGTCTACTTTCTATTACAATGGATTATGGTCCATTTGGATTCATGGAATCGTATGAACCAA attttgttCCCAACTTGTCTGATGATGAGGGCAGATACAGTATAGGATCACAGGCTAACGTGGGCCTGTTTAATCTTCAAAAACTTTTAGAGGCTCTTCAACCACTACTGACTCAAGATCAGCTATTGGA GTCTCAGGAAATACTGAGAGAATATCCACAAATCTATCAGCAAAG AGTCCTTGAGCTGTTTAAAGCAAAGTTAGGCCTTTTGGAAAATGAAGATGAAGACTCATATCTAGTTGCATTTTTCCTAAAG CTGATGGAGGAAACTGGTGCAGATTTTACTATGACTTTCAGACAGCTCAGTGAAGTGACTGCATCAGATCTTCAGATCGACTCTGTTGTTCAG TCAATGTGGGCTCTTTCAGTCCTCTCAACACATGAATATTTCACAGACTGGGTTCGGCTGTATTTACAGCGTCTGTCAAG GCATCACGACGAGTCAGATGAAACTAGACAGCACAGAATGCAAA GAATCAATCCAAGATATGTTTTGAGGAACTGGATGGCAGAATCTGCTATTAGAAAAGCAGAGGAAAACGACTTTTCAGAG GTGGCGCTGTTGCAGCAGACTCTTATGAACCCGTTTATTGCTCAGGATGAGGCTGAGAGAGCTGGATACTCCAGGAAAACACCGATGTGGGCCCAGCAGTTGAGAGTCAGCTGTTCCTCCTAA
- the LOC129425681 gene encoding protein adenylyltransferase SelO isoform X2, with protein sequence MIKYSFTLFLILFARAAFRDKQEFCERNECNEDEASNHFDFSVKHNAEIPLTLTHTLSDGLPLDEVDGDFIRTVKGCVFSECQPTPLKKPLTLAALSLDALWNILDLNQSVIQNQDFIYCVSGGKLFAGSVPLAHRYGGHQFGYWAGQLGDGRAHLLGEYTNRKGERWELQLKGSGKTPYSRSGDGRAVIRSSVREFLCSEAMHFLGIPTSRALSLVVSEEPVWRDQFYNGNIIKERGAVVLRLAKSWFRIGSLEILTKAGELNVLRVVNETAHLIAQWMSVGFAHGVCNTDNFSLLSITMDYGPFGFMESYEPNFVPNLSDDEGRYSIGSQANVGLFNLQKLLEALQPLLTQDQLLESQEILREYPQIYQQRVLELFKAKLGLLENEDEDSYLVAFFLKLMEETGADFTMTFRQLSEVTASDLQIDSVVQSMWALSVLSTHEYFTDWVRLYLQRLSRHHDESDETRQHRMQRINPRYVLRNWMAESAIRKAEENDFSEVALLQQTLMNPFIAQDEAERAGYSRKTPMWAQQLRVSCSS encoded by the exons ATgattaaatatagttttacgttatttttaattttatttgccAGAGCCGCATTCAGGGATAAGCAGGAATTTTGTGAGAGGAATGAATGTAACGAAGATGAAGCGTCTAATCACTTTGATTTCAGTGTAAAACACAATGCAGAAATACCACTAACATTAACGCATACATTATCAG ATGGTCTTCCGCTCGATGAAGTTGATGGTGACTTTATTCGTACAGTGAAGGGTTGTGTGTTTTCTGAATGTCAGCCCACTCCTCTGAAAAAGCCTCTGACATTGGCTGCCCTGTCACTA gaTGCGTTGTGGAATATTTTGGATCTGAATCAGTCTGTGATTCAGAATCaagattttatttattgtgtcaGTGGTGGGAAGCTGTTTGCTGGCTCTGTTCCTCTGGCACACAGATACGGAGGACATCAG TTTGGTTATTGGGCAGGACAGCTGGGGGATGGAAGAGCACATCTGTTGGGTGAATACACCAACAG AAAAGGTGAAAGATGGGAGCTTCAGTTGAAAGGCTCAGGAAAGACGCCATATTcacg GTCTGGTGATGGTCGGGCTGTGATTCGATCCTCAGTAAGGGAATTTCTGTGCAGTGAAGCTATGCACTTTCTAGGGATTCCTACTAGCAGGGCCTTAAG TCTGGTGGTGAGTGAGGAGCCTGTATGGAGGGACCAGTTTTATAATGGCAATATAATAAAAGAAAGAG GAGCAGTTGTTTTGCGCCTTGCAAAGTCCTGGTTTCGTATTGGTTCGCTAGAGATTTTGACCAAAGCTGGAGAGTTAAATGTCCTACG GGTGGTTAATGAAACGGCACATTTAATTGCTCAGTGGATGTCTGTTGGATTTGCTCATG GAGTCTGCAACACGGATAACTTTAGTCTACTTTCTATTACAATGGATTATGGTCCATTTGGATTCATGGAATCGTATGAACCAA attttgttCCCAACTTGTCTGATGATGAGGGCAGATACAGTATAGGATCACAGGCTAACGTGGGCCTGTTTAATCTTCAAAAACTTTTAGAGGCTCTTCAACCACTACTGACTCAAGATCAGCTATTGGA GTCTCAGGAAATACTGAGAGAATATCCACAAATCTATCAGCAAAG AGTCCTTGAGCTGTTTAAAGCAAAGTTAGGCCTTTTGGAAAATGAAGATGAAGACTCATATCTAGTTGCATTTTTCCTAAAG CTGATGGAGGAAACTGGTGCAGATTTTACTATGACTTTCAGACAGCTCAGTGAAGTGACTGCATCAGATCTTCAGATCGACTCTGTTGTTCAG TCAATGTGGGCTCTTTCAGTCCTCTCAACACATGAATATTTCACAGACTGGGTTCGGCTGTATTTACAGCGTCTGTCAAG GCATCACGACGAGTCAGATGAAACTAGACAGCACAGAATGCAAA GAATCAATCCAAGATATGTTTTGAGGAACTGGATGGCAGAATCTGCTATTAGAAAAGCAGAGGAAAACGACTTTTCAGAG GTGGCGCTGTTGCAGCAGACTCTTATGAACCCGTTTATTGCTCAGGATGAGGCTGAGAGAGCTGGATACTCCAGGAAAACACCGATGTGGGCCCAGCAGTTGAGAGTCAGCTGTTCCTCCTAA